In Malus sylvestris chromosome 16, drMalSylv7.2, whole genome shotgun sequence, the following are encoded in one genomic region:
- the LOC126608373 gene encoding embryogenesis-associated protein EMB8-like: MDCFRSFHDSSANPYELLFTAATLIPVWHYLLGFLIISYVFLYNYLDFHFWQDFFTGFRGSYVDLTYNSNSHIYHGMVSKCRVLHARYLATPWLASPHLQNLFLNFFGNTPDVTYQRESFRLSDGGTIALDWAAAARSHIFGGGLVPKDDSTTPIVVVLPGLTSDSDSAYVRHLAFNTAKMGWNVVISNHRGLGGVPLTSDFIYNCGWTDDIREVSNHLHHKHPKAPLFLIGTSIGANILVKYLGEDGNNVPVAGAAAICNPWDFLIGDRFIQRTLLQKLYDKALTKGLQWYAQFHQHAYSRLANWDGKMHCIRHYHATCDVEKVETVDTFYRRTSSSIYVCNVAVPLLCISALDDPICTRESIPWDECRNNVNVVLATTKHGGHLAFFEGFTCSGIWWVSAVDEFFKVLNCSKYMHVKKNKKIKSTTSGAELSLDSSIPRVAEDGIGVVFQLVKVAAFVKGVAFAKVVAQNLGMGA, encoded by the exons ATGGACTGCTTTCGGAGCTTTCATGACTCTTCCGCCAACCCCTACGAACTTCTTTTCACCGCCGCGACCCTCATTCCCGTCTGGCACTACTTGTTAGGGTTCCTCATCATCTCCTATGTGTTCCTCTACAACTACTTGGACTTCCATTTCTGGCAAGACTTTTTCACTGGATTCAGAGGCTCTTATGTGGACTTGACATACAACTCCAATTCCCACATCTACCACGGCATGGTTTCCAAGTGCCGGGTACTCCATGCCCGGTACTTGGCCACGCCCTGGCTCGCCAGCCCTCATCTGCAGAATCTTTTCCTCAATTTTTTTGGCAACACTCCTGACGTCACATACCAAAGAGAATCTTTTCGCCTGTCGGATGGCGGTACTATTGCGTTGGATTGGGCGGCGGCAGCGAGATCTCATATATTTGGTGGTGGTCTTGTGCCTAAAGATGACAGCACAACCCCCATTGTAGTTGTACTTCCCGGACTAACAAGTGATTCGGATTCCGCTTATGTAAGGCATCTTGCCTTTAACACAGCTAAAATGGGATGGAATGTAGTAATCAGCAACCACAGAGGACTTGGTGGAGTTCCACTTACTTCAGACTTCATCTACAATTGCGGATGGACTGATGATATTCGCGAAGTCAGTAATCACCTCCACCATAAGCATCCCAAGGCTCCATTGTTTCTTATCGGAACAAGCATAG GTGCCAACATTTTGGTGAAGTATCTTGGGGAAGACGGAAACAATGTCCCGGTTGCTGGCGCTGCAGCCATCTGTAATCCGTGGGACTTTCTCATTGGTGACAGATTCATTCAGCGTACCTTGCTGCAGAAGTTATATGACAAAGCTCTAACAAAAGGCCTTCAATGGTATGCACAATTTCACCAGCATGCCTACTCCCGGCTTGCAAATTGGGACGGCAAGATGCATTGCATTCGACACTACCATGCTACCTGTGACGTGGAGAAGGTTGAGACTGTCGACACATTTTACAGGCGCACAAGCAGTTCCATCTACGTGTGCAACGTGGCGGTTCCCCTTCTTTGTATCAGCGCGTTGGACGATCCAATCTGCACCAGAGAGTCCATTCCTTGGGATGAATGTAGGAACAATGTGAATGTTGTTTTGGCCACCACAAAGCACGGCGGTCACTTGGCGTTTTTCGAAGGCTTCACTTGTTCCGGGATCTGGTGGGTGAGTGCTGTGGATGAGTTTTTCAAGGTTCTGAACTGTAGCAAGTATATGCatgtaaagaagaataagaagattAAGAGTACTACTTCTGGGGCAGAATTGTCATTGGACTCTAGTATTCCTAGGGTTGCAGAAGATGGAATCGGAGTGGTGTTTCAATTGGTGAAGGTAGCTGCATTTGTTAAGGGAGTTGCATTCGCCAAAGTTGTTGCCCAAAACTTAGGAATGGGGGCTTAA
- the LOC126608966 gene encoding DNA-directed RNA polymerase V subunit 7-like yields MFLKVQLPWNVVIPAESLDMKGLMLQKSIVVRLLEDFASRKATKDLGYYLALTTLESVGEGKVRQQSGDVLFPVVFSAVTFKLFRGEIAEGVVHKVLKHGVFLSCGPVENMYLSKMKMPDYDYVPGENPVFMNRKMSKIEKGTTVRFIVIGTKWLEAQREFQALVGLHADYLGPVS; encoded by the coding sequence ATGTTTCTGAAAGTACAGTTGCCCTGGAATGTCGTAATCCCTGCTGAGAGCTTGGATATGAAGGGGTTGATGCTCCAAAAGTCGATTGTTGTCCGCCTGCTGGAGGACTTTGCATCAAGAAAGGCAACCAAAGATCTGGGCTACTATCTCGCTCTCACAACTCTGGAGAGTGTAGGAGAGGGCAAAGTGAGGCAGCAGAGTGGGGATGTTCTGTTTCCAGTTGTTTTTAGCGCTGTTACCTTCAAGCTTTTCAGAGGAGAGATCGCAGAGGGCGTAGTTCACAAAGTTCTGAAGCATGGAGTTTTCCTGAGTTGCGGCCCAGTTGAAAACATGTATCTCTCGAAGATGAAGATGCCGGATTATGATTATGTGCCTGGGGAGAATCCTGTATTCATGAACAGGAAGATGTCAAAAATTGAGAAAGGCACCACCGTACGCTTCATTGTCATTGGGACTAAGTGGCTTGAGGCACAAAGGGAATTTCAGGCTTTGGTTGGCTTGCATGCAGATTATCTAGGACCGGTTTCTTAG
- the LOC126608372 gene encoding CRM-domain containing factor CFM3A, chloroplastic/mitochondrial-like: MTLMPSRQLYPTSLFDSFQSSLSKFNSAHIQFFRYGSSIPFKNDTFYTTHCIISSPLNPDPNPMRKSNFVGRNRPVYQCKPKRNLCSSSWINKWNESHKHNRPKPPRAVLDYQSSEGGNGSGSGGGSTMEKIVEKLKKFGYVDDSNDSKGEVRGRVIEKGSVEDIFYVEEGMLPNSRGRFSADSPLGVENVFGSDGKVRFPWEKPAEEEKQEEGSVRRKSRTSVAELTLPESELRRLRNLTFQKKHKTRIGGAGVTQAVVDMIHERWKTSEIVRLKVEGPPALNMKRMHEILERKTGGLVVWRSGTSLSLYRGVSYEVPSVQLNKRIYKKNDSSSASLPTVADKSVGDFVEIASYGNVNTPQEKLESTFLEKKDTEQLPEVKYEDEVDELLDSLGPRFKDWPGCDPLPVDADMLPGIVPGYEPPFRVLPYGVRSSLGLQEATSLRRLARVLPPHFALGRSRQLQGLAVAMAKLWERSLISKIALKRGVQLTTSERMAEDIKRLTGGVLLSRNKDFLVFYRGKNFLSPEVTEALLERERLAKSLQDEEEQARLRASAMVIPNVEQAQHFGTAGTLGETLDADAKWGKRMDNHHKKKVMQEADILRHSNLCRKLERKLAFAERKLMKAEQALSKVEECLKPSMQQADPDSITDEERFMFRKLGLRMKAFLLLGRRGVFDGTVENMHLHWKYRELVKIMVNAKSFEQVKKIALALEAESGGVLVSVDKVSKKFAIIVYRGKDYHRPSTLRPKNLLTKRKALARSIEIQRQEALLKHISVVQSKVDTLRSEIEQMDAVKEHGDEVLYDKLDSSYPTDDDDDSEAKDVYLETYSAENDGEDEGNYSTHDPHLESIFPFNIQNEDSQTELEVPRQHLYAVPEGSLDND, translated from the exons ATGACTCTCATGCCCAGTCGTCAACTTTACCCTACGAGCTTGTTCGACTCGTTCCAGAGCTCCTTGTCGAAATTCAATAGCGCCCATATCCAGTTCTTCAGGTATGGCTCCTCAATTCCTTTCAAGAACGACACTTTCTATACCACCCACTGCATTATCAGCTCTCCTTTAAACCCTGACCCAAACCCAATGAGGAAATCGAATTTTGTTGGGAGAAATCGACCCGTTTATCAGTGTAAACCTAAGAGGAATTTGTGTAGTAGTAGTTGGATTAATAAATGGAATGAATCCCACAAGCATAATCGACCAAAACCGCCTCGGGCCGTGTTGGATTATCAGAGTAGTGAAGGTGGGAATGGTTCCGGAAGTGGTGGTGGTAGTACAATGGAGAAGATAGTGGAGAAATTGAAGAAGTTTGGGTACGTTGATGATAGTAATGACAGTAAAGGGGAAGTAAGGGGGAGagtgattgagaagggttcagTGGAGGATATATTTTATGTTGAGGAAGGAATGCTGCCAAATTCGAGGGGTAGGTTCTCGGCTGATTCGCCATTGGGGGTAGAGAATGTGTTTGGAAGTGATGGGAAGGTAAGGTTTCCATGGGAAAAGCCTGCAGAGGAAGAGAAGCAGGAGGAGGGTTCGGTGAGGAGGAAGAGTAGGACTTCAGTAGCGGAATTGACACTTCCAGAGTCTGAGTTGAGGAGGCTGAGGAATTTGACATTTCAGAAGAAGCACAAAACTAGGATTGGAGGTGCTGGTGTTACCCAAGCCGTAGTGGACATGATCCACGAGAGATGGAAGACTTCGGAGATTGTGAGATTGAAAGTTGAAGGTCCACCAGCTCTTAACATGAAGAGAATGCATGAGATATTGGAG CGGAAAACTGGTGGTTTGGTGGTCTGGAGGTCGGGCACATCTCTTTCTTTATACAGAGGTGTGAGCTATGAGGTTCCTTCAGTGCAACTAAACAAGCGGATATACAAGAAAAATGACAGCTCTTCGGCATCTTTACCAACTGTTGCTGATAAATCTGTGGGAGACTTTGTTGAGATTGCTTCTTATGGTAATGTAAATACACCCCAAGAAAAGCTGGAGAGTACTTTCTTGGAGAAGAAAGACACAGAACAATTGCCAGAAGTGAAGTATGAAGATGAAGTAGACGAACTTTTAGATAGTTTAGGCCCCAGATTCAAAGATTGGCCCGGATGTGATCCATTACCTGTAGATGCAGATATGCTTCCAGGGATAGTTCCTGGTTACGAACCACCCTTCAGAGTACTTCCATATGGTGTGCGATCTTCCCTTGGTTTACAAGAGGCAACATCTTTGAGAAGGCTGGCGAGGGTTCTTCCACCACATTTTGCTTTAG GTCGAAGCAGACAGCTCCAGGGTCTAGCAGTGGCCATGGCTAAATTATGGGAACGAAGTTTGATTTCAAAGATTGCACTGAAACGTGGTGTCCAGCTGACTACTAGCGAGCGAATGGCTGAAGACATCAAG AGATTGACTGGGGGTGTGCTGCTATCTCGAAACAAGGACTTCTTGGTCTTCTATAGGGGGAAGAATTTTTTGTCTCCAGAGGTCACTGAAGCGTTACTGGAAAGGGAGAGATTGGCGAAATCCCTTCAAGATGAAGAGGAGCAGGCAAGGTTAAGAGCTTCAGCCATGGTCATACCAAATGTTGAACAAGCTCAACACTTTGGTACCGCGGGTACACTTGGGGAGACCTTGGATGCAGATGCTAAGTGGGGAAAGAGGATGGATAATCATCATAAGAAAAAAGTGATGCAAGAAGCAGACATATTAAGGCACTCCAATTTGTGCAGAAAGCTTGAACGAAAGCTTGCCTTT GCTGAAAGAAAGTTAATGAAAGCTGAACAAGCCTTATCTAAGGTAGAGGAGTGTTTGAAACCATCTATGCAGCAAGCTGACCCAGACAGCATTACTGATGAAGAGAGGTTTATGTTTCGTAAGCTTGGTTTACGGATGAAAGCTTTCTTACTTCTTG GTAGACGTGGAGTGTTTGATGGTACAGTGGAGAACATGCATTTACACTGGAAATACCGGGAATTGGTCAAGATAATGGTGAATGCTAAAAGTTTTGAGCaggtaaaaaaaattgcattagCACTAGAAGCTGAGAGCGGAGGTGTCTTGGTTTCAGTGGATAAAGTTTCCAAAAAGTTTGCCATAATTGTGTACCGGGGAAAGGACTATCACCGACCTTCTACATTGAGGCCAAAGAATCTCTTGACAAAAAGGAAAGCATTGGCACGCTCTATTGAGATTCAACGGCAGGAG GCTCTTCTAAAACATATTTCAGTGGTGCAGAGTAAAGTGGACACACTTAGATCCGAAATA GAACAAATGGATGCTGTGAAAGAGCATGGAGATGAAGTATTGTACGACAAATTAGATTCTTCATATCCgactgatgatgatgatgattccGAGGCTA AAGATGTTTATCTTGAAACATATAGCGCAGAAAATGATGGTGAAGATGAAGGCAATTACTCAACTCACGATCCTCACCTGGAAtccatttttccttttaatatCCAGAATGAGGATTCTCAAACGGAATTGGAAGTTCCTCGACAACATTTGTATGCTGTGCCAGAGGGTTCACTAGACAATGATTAG